The DNA sequence CGAGCCCCAGTCGCCGCCCTCGGCGGATAGCTTCTCGCAGGAGCAGATTGACCGGGGCCAGGTCATGGCCGGCATCGGCAACTGCCAGAGCTGTCACACCACCGACCCCGATCAGCCCTACGCGGGCGGTCTTGCCTTCGAGACGGAGTTCGGCACCCTCTATTCCACCAACATCACTCCGGACCCGGAGTCCGGTATCGGTCAGTGGTCCCAGGAGGCGTTCAACCGGGCCATGCGCGAAGGGGTCTCCCGGGATGGATCGCACCTGTTCCCCGCCTTTCCCTATACCCACTTTGCCAATGTCAGCGACGCGGATCTGGAAGACCTCTACGCTTACATGATGACCCGCGAAGCGATCAACGCGGAGCCGCCGGAGAATACCCTGCGCTTCCCGTTCAGCATTCGCATGCTGCAGGCCGGCTGGAAGCTGCTCTACTTCGACGGCGCCACTCTCGAAGAGGATGCCAGCCGCGGAGAGTACCTGGCCGAAGGCCTGGGGCACTGCTCTGCCTGCCATACGCCGCGCAATTCGGTTGGCGCAGAGGCCGACGGGCAAGACTACGACGGGGCCTTCGTCAACGGCTGGTTCGCGCCGGCACTGAGCGACAACCACAGCACCCCGGTGGGTTGGACCGAAGACGAGCTGTTCCTGTACCTGCGCAACGGCGTATCCATCTACCACGGTGTCGCCGCCGGCTCCATGGCCGATGTGGTGCATCAGGGGCTGGTTGAGGCCAGCGATGACGACATTCGGGCCCTGGCCCGCTATTTCCATACGGTTA is a window from the Marinimicrobium koreense genome containing:
- a CDS encoding cytochrome c, which produces MIKRIAVGIVGLIILGFIVLLLLAWEGSIEPQSPPSADSFSQEQIDRGQVMAGIGNCQSCHTTDPDQPYAGGLAFETEFGTLYSTNITPDPESGIGQWSQEAFNRAMREGVSRDGSHLFPAFPYTHFANVSDADLEDLYAYMMTREAINAEPPENTLRFPFSIRMLQAGWKLLYFDGATLEEDASRGEYLAEGLGHCSACHTPRNSVGAEADGQDYDGAFVNGWFAPALSDNHSTPVGWTEDELFLYLRNGVSIYHGVAAGSMADVVHQGLVEASDDDIRALARYFHTVTGGSDAAQAGSQAARAIRTAQERSAGTLSRGEELFTYGCASCHYNNPDEPSIMRPDMSLNSAVTADDPTNLIRFTLEGISDEAGIQGVVMPGYTDWSNDDLVALFTFLRDTHTDRPAWDNLEQRIQALRDNAGNGKE